One genomic window of Onychostoma macrolepis isolate SWU-2019 chromosome 25, ASM1243209v1, whole genome shotgun sequence includes the following:
- the ppp6r3 gene encoding serine/threonine-protein phosphatase 6 regulatory subunit 3 isoform X1, giving the protein MFWKFDLHTTSHIDTLLEKEDVTLTEVMDEEDVLQECKAQNHKLVDFLVRPQCMEDLVGYITQEPNDDVEEKIKYKYPNISCELLTSDVSQINDRLGEDESLLMKLYSFLQNEPPLNPLLASFFSKVLSILIGRKPEQIVEFLRKREDFVDLMIKHIGTSAIMDLLLRMLTCIEPQQLRQDVLNWLNEEKVIQRLVDMVQPSQDEDRHSNASQSLCEIIRLSRDQMFQVQGCSEPDPLLATLEKQETVEQLLSNIFDKEKNDSAIVSVIQILLTLFETRRPAFEGHLEICPPGMNHPSFSVNQSILDAVRPRLKDFHQLLLEPPKKTVLNTTWGVLDPPVGNTRLNVVRLVTSLLQTNTHIINQELIALNTLGVILDMYFKYLWNNFLHTQVEICTAMILAMPSTQSETPEINRENDQEPIRENILIKHLFQKCQLIQRILDAWGSNEKEQAEGGRRRGYMGHLTRIANSIVHNSDKGPNGAQIQQLISELPEEDRERWEAFMSGQLADTNKKNTVDLVNTHHIHSSSDDEVDFKDSGFHQDSSLQQAFSDYQMQQMTSNFIEQFGFNDEEFADQDDVGDIPFDRISDINFSLNTNESANMALFEACCKEKIQQFEDAGSDEEDIWDEKDVTFAPEAQRRTRSSGSTDSEESTDSEEEDGKRDPFDSANATSDDRMEVDSGDGPIWTANFDDVPMDTGSSTAPSAPVSNSPAAVPESSGWNSPNAAAESSWADFSSFTPVSPKDPLRSNSPVAMETSIETVDPLGVNAPMQQENTDQWLPNETTLTSPRGKVGDSSDPDEEPVSDRITETVTNGSMKETVSLTVDAKTETAVFKSEEEKQSTSEDASAKLFAESGEVEKSNCPSSNCQKPGLRHLEEKANATCKALNGPLEDAAAMDEAKSEQCTANPEAAVNGPA; this is encoded by the exons ATGTTTTGGAAGTTTGATCTGCACACAACGTCCCACATTGACACGCTCCTGGAGAAGGAAGACGTTACACTGACAGAGGTGATGGACGAAGAGGACGTCTTACAGGAGTGCAAGGCTCAGAACCACAAGCTTGTGGACTTCCTGGTGAGGCCACAGTGCATGGAGGATCTCGTGGGCTACATCACTCAGGAGCCCAATGACGATGTGGAGGAGAAGATCAAATACAA gTATCCCAACATATCCTGTGAACTCCTGACCTCAGATGTTAGCCAGATCAATGACAGGCTGGGTGAAGATGAAAGTTTACTGATGAAACTCTACAGCTTCCTACAGAACGAGCCTCCCCTCAATCCGCTGCTGGCCAGTTTTTTCAGCAAGGTCCTGAGCATCCTCATTGGGAGGAAACCAGAGCAG ATCGTGGAGTTCCTCAGGAAGAGGGAAGACTTTGTGGATCTGATGATCAAACACATAGGGACCTCGGCTATTATGGACCTCCTGCTTAGGATGCTCACCTGCATTGAACCACAGCAGCTTAGACAAGATGTATTAAAT TGGCTAAATGAAGAGAAAGTTATACAGCGGCTGGTTGACATGGTACAACCATCACAAGATGAGGAT AGACACTCAAATGCGTCCCAGTCGCTCTGTGAGATCATTCGGCTGAGCAGAGATCAAATGTTCCAGGTGCAGGGCTGCTCGGAGCCTGACCCTCTGCTGGCCACACTGGAGAA ACAAGAGACAGTAGAGCAGTTGCTGTCAAACATCTTTGACAAAGAGAAGAATGATTCTGCCATAGTCAGTGTGATCCAGATACTTCTAACCCTCTTTGAGACACGGAGACCAGC GTTTGAAGGTCATCTGGAGATTTGCCCCCCTGGAATGAACCATCCTTCATTCTCTGTCAATCAGAGTATTCTAGATGCTGTCAGACCCAGGCTGAAAGATTTTCACCAGCTTTTGCTCGAGCCCCCAAAG aaaactGTTTTGAATACCACATGGGGAGTGTTGGATCCACCAGTGGGAAATACTCGTCTAAATGTGGTGCGACTAGTGACCAGCCTTCTACAGACCAACACGCATATCATCAACCAGGAGCTCATTGCCCTCAACACATTGGGAGTCATACTA GACATGTACTTCAAATACTTATGGAATAATTTCCTACacacgcaagtagaaatctGTACGGCGATGATCTTAGCGATGCCTTCAACCCAAAGTGAAACTCCTGAAATCAACAGAGAAAATGACCAAGAGCCCATAAGAGAAAACATCCTTATCAAACAT CTCTTTCAGAAGTGCCAGTTAATACAAAGAATTCTTGATGCCTGGGGATCAAATGAGAAGGAGCA GGCCGAGGGTGGGCGGCGGAGAGGTTACATGGGTCACCTGACCAGAATAGCAAACTCTATAGTCCACAACAGCGACAAGGGCCCCAATGGGGCACAAATTCAGCAGCTCATCTCAG AGCTTCCAGAGGAGGATAGGGAACGATGGGAAGCGTTTATGTCAGGACAGCTAGCAgatacaaacaagaaaaacactGTAGACTTA GTTAACACACACCACATACATTCATCCAGCGATGATGAGGTAGATTTCAAAGACAGCGGGTTTCATCAGGACTCCTCCCTACAGCAA GCCTTTTCTGATTATCAGATGCAACAAATGACGTCCAATTTTATTGAGCAGTTTGGCTTCAATGACGAAGAGTTTGCCGATCAGGATGATGTCGGGGA TATTCCTTTTGATAGAATATCAGACATCAATTTTTCCTTGAATACAAATGAAAGT GCAAACATGGCACTATTTGAGGCCTGCTGTAAGGAGAAGATCCAGCAGTTTGAAGATGCCGGATCAGATGAGGAAGATATATGGGATGAGAAGGATGTCACTTTTGCTCCAGAAGCTCAGAGACGTACCAG GAGCTCAGGAAGTACAGATAGCGAGGAGAGTACGGACTCTGAGGAGGAGGATGGGAAGAGAGACCCGTTTGATTCTGCCAATGCCACCTCTGATGACAGAATGGAAGTGGACTCTGGGGATG GACCGATATGGACGGCAAATTTTGATGATGTACCCATGGACACGGGCAGCTCCACGGCTCCCAGCGCACCTGTGTCCAATTCACCGGCTGCAGTGCCTGAATCTTCAGGCTGGAACTCTCCAAACGCAGCTGCAGAGTCGAGTTGGGCCGACTTCTCCAGCTTCACACCTGTCAG cCCCAAGGATCCTTTGAGGAGCAATTCCCCGGTAGCCATGGAGACCAGCATAGAAACGGTGGACCCTCTGGGAGTCAACGCGCCCATGCAGCAAGAAA ACACAGATCAGTGGCTTCCCAACGAGACCACCCTGACTTCCCCTAGAGGGAAGGTTGGGGACTCCTCGGACCCCGATGAAGAGCCTGTCAGTGACCGCATCACAGAAACGGTCACCAACGGCTCTATGAAGGAGACGGTCAGCCTTACTGTAGACGCCAAAACTGAAACTGCTGTTTTCAAGAG TGAGGAAGAGAAACAATCTACCTCTGAAGACGCATCTGCAAAGTTGTTTGCAGAGAGTGGGGAAGTGGAGAAAAGCAATTGTCCTTCAAGCAACTGTCAGAAACCAGG TCTAAGGCACTTAGAAGAGAAAGCAAATGCCACTTGCAAAGCTCTAAATGGTCCTCTTGAGGATGCGGCTGCTATGGACGAAGCCAA ATCAGAGCAGTGCACAGCCAACCCTGAGGCAGCAGTGAACGGTCCGGCATGA
- the ppp6r3 gene encoding serine/threonine-protein phosphatase 6 regulatory subunit 3 isoform X3, whose translation MFWKFDLHTTSHIDTLLEKEDVTLTEVMDEEDVLQECKAQNHKLVDFLVRPQCMEDLVGYITQEPNDDVEEKIKYKYPNISCELLTSDVSQINDRLGEDESLLMKLYSFLQNEPPLNPLLASFFSKVLSILIGRKPEQIVEFLRKREDFVDLMIKHIGTSAIMDLLLRMLTCIEPQQLRQDVLNWLNEEKVIQRLVDMVQPSQDEDRHSNASQSLCEIIRLSRDQMFQVQGCSEPDPLLATLEKQETVEQLLSNIFDKEKNDSAIVSVIQILLTLFETRRPAFEGHLEICPPGMNHPSFSVNQSILDAVRPRLKDFHQLLLEPPKKTVLNTTWGVLDPPVGNTRLNVVRLVTSLLQTNTHIINQELIALNTLGVILDMYFKYLWNNFLHTQVEICTAMILAMPSTQSETPEINRENDQEPIRENILIKHLFQKCQLIQRILDAWGSNEKEQAEGGRRRGYMGHLTRIANSIVHNSDKGPNGAQIQQLISELPEEDRERWEAFMSGQLADTNKKNTVDLVNTHHIHSSSDDEVDFKDSGFHQDSSLQQFGFNDEEFADQDDVGDIPFDRISDINFSLNTNESANMALFEACCKEKIQQFEDAGSDEEDIWDEKDVTFAPEAQRRTRSSGSTDSEESTDSEEEDGKRDPFDSANATSDDRMEVDSGDGPIWTANFDDVPMDTGSSTAPSAPVSNSPAAVPESSGWNSPNAAAESSWADFSSFTPVSPKDPLRSNSPVAMETSIETVDPLGVNAPMQQENTDQWLPNETTLTSPRGKVGDSSDPDEEPVSDRITETVTNGSMKETVSLTVDAKTETAVFKSEEEKQSTSEDASAKLFAESGEVEKSNCPSSNCQKPGLRHLEEKANATCKALNGPLEDAAAMDEAKSEQCTANPEAAVNGPA comes from the exons ATGTTTTGGAAGTTTGATCTGCACACAACGTCCCACATTGACACGCTCCTGGAGAAGGAAGACGTTACACTGACAGAGGTGATGGACGAAGAGGACGTCTTACAGGAGTGCAAGGCTCAGAACCACAAGCTTGTGGACTTCCTGGTGAGGCCACAGTGCATGGAGGATCTCGTGGGCTACATCACTCAGGAGCCCAATGACGATGTGGAGGAGAAGATCAAATACAA gTATCCCAACATATCCTGTGAACTCCTGACCTCAGATGTTAGCCAGATCAATGACAGGCTGGGTGAAGATGAAAGTTTACTGATGAAACTCTACAGCTTCCTACAGAACGAGCCTCCCCTCAATCCGCTGCTGGCCAGTTTTTTCAGCAAGGTCCTGAGCATCCTCATTGGGAGGAAACCAGAGCAG ATCGTGGAGTTCCTCAGGAAGAGGGAAGACTTTGTGGATCTGATGATCAAACACATAGGGACCTCGGCTATTATGGACCTCCTGCTTAGGATGCTCACCTGCATTGAACCACAGCAGCTTAGACAAGATGTATTAAAT TGGCTAAATGAAGAGAAAGTTATACAGCGGCTGGTTGACATGGTACAACCATCACAAGATGAGGAT AGACACTCAAATGCGTCCCAGTCGCTCTGTGAGATCATTCGGCTGAGCAGAGATCAAATGTTCCAGGTGCAGGGCTGCTCGGAGCCTGACCCTCTGCTGGCCACACTGGAGAA ACAAGAGACAGTAGAGCAGTTGCTGTCAAACATCTTTGACAAAGAGAAGAATGATTCTGCCATAGTCAGTGTGATCCAGATACTTCTAACCCTCTTTGAGACACGGAGACCAGC GTTTGAAGGTCATCTGGAGATTTGCCCCCCTGGAATGAACCATCCTTCATTCTCTGTCAATCAGAGTATTCTAGATGCTGTCAGACCCAGGCTGAAAGATTTTCACCAGCTTTTGCTCGAGCCCCCAAAG aaaactGTTTTGAATACCACATGGGGAGTGTTGGATCCACCAGTGGGAAATACTCGTCTAAATGTGGTGCGACTAGTGACCAGCCTTCTACAGACCAACACGCATATCATCAACCAGGAGCTCATTGCCCTCAACACATTGGGAGTCATACTA GACATGTACTTCAAATACTTATGGAATAATTTCCTACacacgcaagtagaaatctGTACGGCGATGATCTTAGCGATGCCTTCAACCCAAAGTGAAACTCCTGAAATCAACAGAGAAAATGACCAAGAGCCCATAAGAGAAAACATCCTTATCAAACAT CTCTTTCAGAAGTGCCAGTTAATACAAAGAATTCTTGATGCCTGGGGATCAAATGAGAAGGAGCA GGCCGAGGGTGGGCGGCGGAGAGGTTACATGGGTCACCTGACCAGAATAGCAAACTCTATAGTCCACAACAGCGACAAGGGCCCCAATGGGGCACAAATTCAGCAGCTCATCTCAG AGCTTCCAGAGGAGGATAGGGAACGATGGGAAGCGTTTATGTCAGGACAGCTAGCAgatacaaacaagaaaaacactGTAGACTTA GTTAACACACACCACATACATTCATCCAGCGATGATGAGGTAGATTTCAAAGACAGCGGGTTTCATCAGGACTCCTCCCTACAGCAA TTTGGCTTCAATGACGAAGAGTTTGCCGATCAGGATGATGTCGGGGA TATTCCTTTTGATAGAATATCAGACATCAATTTTTCCTTGAATACAAATGAAAGT GCAAACATGGCACTATTTGAGGCCTGCTGTAAGGAGAAGATCCAGCAGTTTGAAGATGCCGGATCAGATGAGGAAGATATATGGGATGAGAAGGATGTCACTTTTGCTCCAGAAGCTCAGAGACGTACCAG GAGCTCAGGAAGTACAGATAGCGAGGAGAGTACGGACTCTGAGGAGGAGGATGGGAAGAGAGACCCGTTTGATTCTGCCAATGCCACCTCTGATGACAGAATGGAAGTGGACTCTGGGGATG GACCGATATGGACGGCAAATTTTGATGATGTACCCATGGACACGGGCAGCTCCACGGCTCCCAGCGCACCTGTGTCCAATTCACCGGCTGCAGTGCCTGAATCTTCAGGCTGGAACTCTCCAAACGCAGCTGCAGAGTCGAGTTGGGCCGACTTCTCCAGCTTCACACCTGTCAG cCCCAAGGATCCTTTGAGGAGCAATTCCCCGGTAGCCATGGAGACCAGCATAGAAACGGTGGACCCTCTGGGAGTCAACGCGCCCATGCAGCAAGAAA ACACAGATCAGTGGCTTCCCAACGAGACCACCCTGACTTCCCCTAGAGGGAAGGTTGGGGACTCCTCGGACCCCGATGAAGAGCCTGTCAGTGACCGCATCACAGAAACGGTCACCAACGGCTCTATGAAGGAGACGGTCAGCCTTACTGTAGACGCCAAAACTGAAACTGCTGTTTTCAAGAG TGAGGAAGAGAAACAATCTACCTCTGAAGACGCATCTGCAAAGTTGTTTGCAGAGAGTGGGGAAGTGGAGAAAAGCAATTGTCCTTCAAGCAACTGTCAGAAACCAGG TCTAAGGCACTTAGAAGAGAAAGCAAATGCCACTTGCAAAGCTCTAAATGGTCCTCTTGAGGATGCGGCTGCTATGGACGAAGCCAA ATCAGAGCAGTGCACAGCCAACCCTGAGGCAGCAGTGAACGGTCCGGCATGA
- the ppp6r3 gene encoding serine/threonine-protein phosphatase 6 regulatory subunit 3 isoform X2, giving the protein MFWKFDLHTTSHIDTLLEKEDVTLTEVMDEEDVLQECKAQNHKLVDFLVRPQCMEDLVGYITQEPNDDVEEKIKYKYPNISCELLTSDVSQINDRLGEDESLLMKLYSFLQNEPPLNPLLASFFSKVLSILIGRKPEQIVEFLRKREDFVDLMIKHIGTSAIMDLLLRMLTCIEPQQLRQDVLNWLNEEKVIQRLVDMVQPSQDEDRHSNASQSLCEIIRLSRDQMFQVQGCSEPDPLLATLEKQETVEQLLSNIFDKEKNDSAIVSVIQILLTLFETRRPAFEGHLEICPPGMNHPSFSVNQSILDAVRPRLKDFHQLLLEPPKKTVLNTTWGVLDPPVGNTRLNVVRLVTSLLQTNTHIINQELIALNTLGVILDMYFKYLWNNFLHTQVEICTAMILAMPSTQSETPEINRENDQEPIRENILIKHLFQKCQLIQRILDAWGSNEKEQAEGGRRRGYMGHLTRIANSIVHNSDKGPNGAQIQQLISELPEEDRERWEAFMSGQLADTNKKNTVDLVNTHHIHSSSDDEVDFKDSGFHQDSSLQQMQQMTSNFIEQFGFNDEEFADQDDVGDIPFDRISDINFSLNTNESANMALFEACCKEKIQQFEDAGSDEEDIWDEKDVTFAPEAQRRTRSSGSTDSEESTDSEEEDGKRDPFDSANATSDDRMEVDSGDGPIWTANFDDVPMDTGSSTAPSAPVSNSPAAVPESSGWNSPNAAAESSWADFSSFTPVSPKDPLRSNSPVAMETSIETVDPLGVNAPMQQENTDQWLPNETTLTSPRGKVGDSSDPDEEPVSDRITETVTNGSMKETVSLTVDAKTETAVFKSEEEKQSTSEDASAKLFAESGEVEKSNCPSSNCQKPGLRHLEEKANATCKALNGPLEDAAAMDEAKSEQCTANPEAAVNGPA; this is encoded by the exons ATGTTTTGGAAGTTTGATCTGCACACAACGTCCCACATTGACACGCTCCTGGAGAAGGAAGACGTTACACTGACAGAGGTGATGGACGAAGAGGACGTCTTACAGGAGTGCAAGGCTCAGAACCACAAGCTTGTGGACTTCCTGGTGAGGCCACAGTGCATGGAGGATCTCGTGGGCTACATCACTCAGGAGCCCAATGACGATGTGGAGGAGAAGATCAAATACAA gTATCCCAACATATCCTGTGAACTCCTGACCTCAGATGTTAGCCAGATCAATGACAGGCTGGGTGAAGATGAAAGTTTACTGATGAAACTCTACAGCTTCCTACAGAACGAGCCTCCCCTCAATCCGCTGCTGGCCAGTTTTTTCAGCAAGGTCCTGAGCATCCTCATTGGGAGGAAACCAGAGCAG ATCGTGGAGTTCCTCAGGAAGAGGGAAGACTTTGTGGATCTGATGATCAAACACATAGGGACCTCGGCTATTATGGACCTCCTGCTTAGGATGCTCACCTGCATTGAACCACAGCAGCTTAGACAAGATGTATTAAAT TGGCTAAATGAAGAGAAAGTTATACAGCGGCTGGTTGACATGGTACAACCATCACAAGATGAGGAT AGACACTCAAATGCGTCCCAGTCGCTCTGTGAGATCATTCGGCTGAGCAGAGATCAAATGTTCCAGGTGCAGGGCTGCTCGGAGCCTGACCCTCTGCTGGCCACACTGGAGAA ACAAGAGACAGTAGAGCAGTTGCTGTCAAACATCTTTGACAAAGAGAAGAATGATTCTGCCATAGTCAGTGTGATCCAGATACTTCTAACCCTCTTTGAGACACGGAGACCAGC GTTTGAAGGTCATCTGGAGATTTGCCCCCCTGGAATGAACCATCCTTCATTCTCTGTCAATCAGAGTATTCTAGATGCTGTCAGACCCAGGCTGAAAGATTTTCACCAGCTTTTGCTCGAGCCCCCAAAG aaaactGTTTTGAATACCACATGGGGAGTGTTGGATCCACCAGTGGGAAATACTCGTCTAAATGTGGTGCGACTAGTGACCAGCCTTCTACAGACCAACACGCATATCATCAACCAGGAGCTCATTGCCCTCAACACATTGGGAGTCATACTA GACATGTACTTCAAATACTTATGGAATAATTTCCTACacacgcaagtagaaatctGTACGGCGATGATCTTAGCGATGCCTTCAACCCAAAGTGAAACTCCTGAAATCAACAGAGAAAATGACCAAGAGCCCATAAGAGAAAACATCCTTATCAAACAT CTCTTTCAGAAGTGCCAGTTAATACAAAGAATTCTTGATGCCTGGGGATCAAATGAGAAGGAGCA GGCCGAGGGTGGGCGGCGGAGAGGTTACATGGGTCACCTGACCAGAATAGCAAACTCTATAGTCCACAACAGCGACAAGGGCCCCAATGGGGCACAAATTCAGCAGCTCATCTCAG AGCTTCCAGAGGAGGATAGGGAACGATGGGAAGCGTTTATGTCAGGACAGCTAGCAgatacaaacaagaaaaacactGTAGACTTA GTTAACACACACCACATACATTCATCCAGCGATGATGAGGTAGATTTCAAAGACAGCGGGTTTCATCAGGACTCCTCCCTACAGCAA ATGCAACAAATGACGTCCAATTTTATTGAGCAGTTTGGCTTCAATGACGAAGAGTTTGCCGATCAGGATGATGTCGGGGA TATTCCTTTTGATAGAATATCAGACATCAATTTTTCCTTGAATACAAATGAAAGT GCAAACATGGCACTATTTGAGGCCTGCTGTAAGGAGAAGATCCAGCAGTTTGAAGATGCCGGATCAGATGAGGAAGATATATGGGATGAGAAGGATGTCACTTTTGCTCCAGAAGCTCAGAGACGTACCAG GAGCTCAGGAAGTACAGATAGCGAGGAGAGTACGGACTCTGAGGAGGAGGATGGGAAGAGAGACCCGTTTGATTCTGCCAATGCCACCTCTGATGACAGAATGGAAGTGGACTCTGGGGATG GACCGATATGGACGGCAAATTTTGATGATGTACCCATGGACACGGGCAGCTCCACGGCTCCCAGCGCACCTGTGTCCAATTCACCGGCTGCAGTGCCTGAATCTTCAGGCTGGAACTCTCCAAACGCAGCTGCAGAGTCGAGTTGGGCCGACTTCTCCAGCTTCACACCTGTCAG cCCCAAGGATCCTTTGAGGAGCAATTCCCCGGTAGCCATGGAGACCAGCATAGAAACGGTGGACCCTCTGGGAGTCAACGCGCCCATGCAGCAAGAAA ACACAGATCAGTGGCTTCCCAACGAGACCACCCTGACTTCCCCTAGAGGGAAGGTTGGGGACTCCTCGGACCCCGATGAAGAGCCTGTCAGTGACCGCATCACAGAAACGGTCACCAACGGCTCTATGAAGGAGACGGTCAGCCTTACTGTAGACGCCAAAACTGAAACTGCTGTTTTCAAGAG TGAGGAAGAGAAACAATCTACCTCTGAAGACGCATCTGCAAAGTTGTTTGCAGAGAGTGGGGAAGTGGAGAAAAGCAATTGTCCTTCAAGCAACTGTCAGAAACCAGG TCTAAGGCACTTAGAAGAGAAAGCAAATGCCACTTGCAAAGCTCTAAATGGTCCTCTTGAGGATGCGGCTGCTATGGACGAAGCCAA ATCAGAGCAGTGCACAGCCAACCCTGAGGCAGCAGTGAACGGTCCGGCATGA